A window of the Streptomyces finlayi genome harbors these coding sequences:
- a CDS encoding aspartate-semialdehyde dehydrogenase — protein MTHSRPSLAVVGATGVIGGVMLQILSQHADVWGDVKLISSPRSAGRKLVVRGAETEVLALDEDVFDDVDVALFLVPDEVSARWGPLAASKGTVVVDDSAAFRMDDDVPLVVPEINPHAARLRPRGIVASPHCTTLSLIVAVGALHAEFGLRELIVSSYQAVSGAGREGVAALRGELSLVAGTELGTHPGDVRRAVGDGAASPFAAPVALNVVPWAGTDAGDGWSSEEIAIREECRKILDLPSLRVTATCVYVPVVATHSMSVHARFENEVAVDRAHEILATAPGVVLFDNPGTGDFPTPSDVVGTDPTWVGRVRQSMDDPRALDMFICGDNLRKGAALNVAQIAESVAAEFPRT, from the coding sequence ATGACGCACAGCCGCCCTTCGCTCGCGGTCGTAGGTGCGACCGGGGTGATCGGCGGCGTCATGCTCCAGATCCTTTCGCAGCACGCGGATGTCTGGGGCGACGTGAAGCTGATCTCCTCCCCGCGGTCGGCCGGCCGGAAGCTGGTCGTCCGCGGCGCGGAGACAGAGGTCCTCGCGCTGGACGAGGACGTGTTCGACGACGTCGATGTGGCCCTCTTCCTGGTGCCGGACGAGGTGTCCGCCCGATGGGGGCCACTCGCCGCGTCCAAGGGCACGGTGGTCGTCGACGACTCCGCGGCCTTCCGTATGGACGACGACGTGCCGCTGGTCGTCCCCGAGATCAACCCCCATGCCGCCCGGCTCCGGCCGCGCGGCATCGTCGCGTCCCCGCACTGCACCACGCTGTCGCTGATCGTCGCGGTCGGTGCCCTGCACGCCGAGTTCGGGCTCCGGGAACTGATCGTCTCCTCCTACCAGGCCGTGAGCGGCGCGGGCCGCGAAGGCGTCGCCGCACTCCGCGGGGAACTGTCCCTGGTGGCCGGTACGGAGCTGGGTACGCACCCCGGAGACGTACGGCGGGCCGTGGGCGACGGGGCCGCGAGCCCCTTCGCCGCGCCCGTGGCGCTCAATGTCGTGCCATGGGCGGGTACCGACGCCGGGGACGGCTGGTCGTCCGAGGAGATCGCGATCCGCGAGGAGTGCCGGAAGATTCTGGACCTGCCGAGCCTGCGGGTCACCGCGACCTGCGTGTACGTGCCCGTCGTCGCGACGCACTCCATGTCCGTCCACGCGCGCTTCGAGAACGAGGTCGCCGTCGACCGGGCCCACGAGATCCTGGCGACCGCACCCGGGGTGGTGCTCTTCGACAATCCGGGGACCGGCGACTTCCCCACGCCCTCCGATGTGGTGGGCACTGATCCGACCTGGGTCGGCCGCGTGCGGCAGTCCATGGACGATCCGAGGGCGCTGGACATGTTCATCTGCGGCGACAACCTCCGAAAAGGTGCCGCGCTCAATGTCGCCCAGATCGCCGAGTCGGTGGCCGCCGAATTTCCCCGGACCTGA
- a CDS encoding SigE family RNA polymerase sigma factor — translation MPVIAPMPAARSTRLPSQRAGAEETVAAGTTVDHLTETYSAHYRSLLGLAALLLDDTASCEDVVQEAFIRVHSARNRVRDPEKTLAYLRQTVVNLSRSALRRRILGLKLLSKPMPDMASAEEGAYDQLERDALIKAMKGLQRRQREVLVLRYFADMTEAQVAETLGISLGSVKAYGSRGIAALRVVMEAQA, via the coding sequence ATGCCGGTGATCGCGCCCATGCCGGCGGCGCGCTCCACCCGGCTGCCTTCGCAGCGCGCGGGCGCTGAGGAGACGGTGGCTGCGGGGACCACGGTCGACCACCTCACGGAGACCTACAGCGCCCACTACCGTTCGCTGCTCGGCCTGGCGGCCCTGCTGCTGGACGACACGGCGTCCTGCGAGGACGTCGTGCAGGAGGCGTTCATCCGCGTGCACTCGGCGCGCAACCGGGTACGTGACCCGGAGAAGACGCTCGCGTACCTCCGCCAGACGGTGGTCAACCTTTCCCGCTCCGCGCTGCGTCGCCGCATCCTCGGTCTGAAGCTGCTCTCCAAGCCCATGCCCGACATGGCGAGCGCGGAGGAAGGGGCGTACGACCAGCTGGAGCGGGACGCGCTGATCAAGGCCATGAAAGGGCTGCAGCGACGCCAGCGGGAGGTGCTGGTGCTGCGCTACTTCGCGGACATGACGGAGGCCCAGGTCGCGGAGACCCTGGGAATATCGCTCGGCTCGGTCAAGGCATACGGTTCCCGAGGCATCGCGGCCCTGCGCGTCGTGATGGAGGCGCAGGCATGA
- a CDS encoding SURF1 family protein, with protein sequence MYRFLLTPRWWGINLFVVLAIPFCVFMGTWQLGRFEDRVQSHEEAGQRPDPGTRAAKPLDSLLPVDKVTSGSPATATGTYAEQFLVPGRELDDRSGFYVLNMLLTDSGKALPVLRGWLPGTAGSTEVPPAPSGEVTVTGDLQASENAGTDGAHSSGGLPEGQLGMISAASLVNLVPYDVYDAWVTLQKPESGGSGGTNSTGGSGSTGGTGGSVKSALKPVPAEAPAGSGLDLKAFQNLGYTGEWFVFGGFVLFMWFRLVRREAEAARDVDLGLAADAD encoded by the coding sequence GTGTACCGGTTCCTGCTGACCCCGCGATGGTGGGGGATCAACCTCTTCGTCGTGCTGGCCATACCGTTCTGCGTGTTCATGGGCACCTGGCAGCTCGGCCGCTTCGAGGACCGCGTGCAGTCGCACGAGGAGGCCGGGCAGCGTCCCGATCCGGGTACGAGGGCCGCCAAGCCCCTGGACTCCCTGCTGCCGGTCGACAAGGTGACGTCCGGCAGCCCCGCGACCGCCACCGGGACGTACGCCGAGCAGTTCCTCGTCCCCGGCCGTGAGCTGGACGACCGCAGCGGCTTCTACGTCCTCAACATGCTTCTCACCGACAGCGGAAAGGCCCTCCCGGTCCTACGCGGCTGGCTGCCGGGCACCGCGGGAAGTACCGAGGTGCCCCCCGCACCGTCCGGTGAGGTCACGGTGACCGGTGATCTCCAGGCGTCCGAGAACGCGGGCACCGACGGCGCCCATTCCTCGGGCGGGCTGCCCGAGGGCCAGCTCGGCATGATCAGCGCCGCGTCGCTGGTGAACCTCGTGCCGTACGACGTGTACGACGCCTGGGTCACGCTCCAGAAGCCGGAGTCGGGCGGCTCGGGCGGCACGAACAGCACGGGCGGCTCGGGCAGCACGGGCGGCACGGGCGGCTCGGTGAAGAGCGCGCTGAAGCCGGTGCCCGCCGAGGCGCCGGCGGGAAGCGGGCTCGACCTCAAGGCGTTCCAGAACCTGGGCTACACCGGCGAGTGGTTCGTCTTCGGCGGCTTCGTGCTCTTCATGTGGTTCCGTCTGGTGCGGCGCGAGGCCGAGGCCGCGCGTGACGTGGATCTGGGGCTGGCGGCCGACGCCGACTGA
- a CDS encoding S9 family peptidase, which yields MSDTQNVSSVPEWEQRFRAPRVSLPDWAEDAPDRSLFVSNATGTYELYAWDRSTGRQRQVTDRPNGTTDGVLTPDGEAIWWFSDTDGDEFGVWMRQPFGGAQGDDEPAAPGLLASYPAGLAIGRDGTAVIGRSTDEEGTTVHVVRPSGAPVEIYRHRESAGVGDLSHDGTLIALEHTEHGDAMHSALRVVRPDGSTVAELDDTEGGTKELGLAVLGFAPVAGDTRLLVGHQRRGRWEPMIWDPVAGTETDLPIDLPGDVGAEWYPDGSALLVEHSFEARSELWRYEPGAQAPVRVETPAGTVSGATARPDGTVEYLWSSAALPPVVRSTTGTVVLDPPGAKAPASVPVEDAWVEGPGGRVHALVQRPATGDGPFPTVFEIHGGPTWHDSDTFASGPAAWVDHGFAVVRVNYRGSTGYGRAWTDALKHRVGLIELEDIAAVRDWAVKSGLADPVRTVLAGGSWGGYLTLLGLGTQPDAWALGLAAVPVADYVTAYHDEMEALKAMDRTLLGGTPEEVPERFEASSPLTYVDSVRAPVYISAGVNDPRCPIRQVENYVDRLKARDAVHEVYRYDAGHGSLVVEERIKQVRLELDFALRHLRSGPSGV from the coding sequence AGCTCTACGCCTGGGACCGGTCCACCGGGCGGCAGCGGCAGGTGACCGACCGGCCCAACGGGACGACCGACGGGGTGCTGACACCCGACGGCGAGGCCATCTGGTGGTTCAGCGACACCGACGGCGACGAGTTCGGTGTGTGGATGCGGCAGCCCTTCGGCGGCGCCCAGGGGGACGACGAGCCAGCCGCCCCCGGCCTCCTTGCCTCCTACCCGGCCGGTCTGGCCATCGGCCGTGACGGTACGGCGGTGATCGGCCGGTCCACCGACGAGGAGGGCACGACCGTCCACGTCGTACGGCCCTCGGGCGCCCCGGTGGAGATCTACCGGCACCGGGAGTCCGCCGGGGTCGGAGACCTCTCCCACGACGGCACGCTGATCGCCCTGGAGCACACGGAGCACGGCGACGCGATGCACTCGGCGCTGCGGGTGGTGCGGCCGGACGGTTCGACGGTCGCAGAGCTGGACGACACCGAGGGCGGCACCAAGGAGCTCGGTCTCGCCGTGCTGGGCTTCGCCCCCGTGGCCGGGGACACCCGGCTGCTCGTCGGGCACCAGCGCCGCGGCCGCTGGGAGCCGATGATCTGGGACCCGGTCGCGGGGACCGAGACGGACCTGCCGATCGACCTCCCGGGCGACGTGGGCGCCGAGTGGTATCCGGACGGCTCCGCGCTGCTCGTCGAGCACAGCTTCGAGGCCCGCAGCGAGCTGTGGCGGTACGAGCCCGGCGCTCAGGCGCCGGTCAGGGTGGAGACCCCCGCCGGCACGGTGTCGGGTGCGACGGCCCGCCCCGACGGCACGGTGGAGTACCTCTGGTCCTCGGCCGCGCTGCCGCCCGTCGTCCGGTCCACGACCGGCACGGTGGTCCTGGACCCGCCGGGTGCGAAGGCCCCGGCTTCGGTGCCCGTCGAGGACGCGTGGGTGGAGGGCCCCGGCGGCCGTGTCCACGCCCTCGTCCAGCGGCCCGCCACGGGGGACGGCCCCTTCCCGACCGTCTTCGAGATCCACGGCGGCCCCACCTGGCACGACAGCGACACGTTCGCGTCCGGCCCGGCCGCCTGGGTGGACCACGGGTTCGCCGTCGTCCGGGTCAACTACCGCGGGTCGACCGGCTACGGCCGCGCCTGGACGGACGCGCTCAAGCACCGGGTCGGGCTGATCGAGCTGGAGGACATCGCGGCCGTCCGCGACTGGGCGGTGAAATCCGGTCTCGCCGACCCGGTCCGGACGGTCCTGGCGGGCGGTTCCTGGGGCGGCTATCTGACCCTGCTCGGCCTCGGTACGCAGCCGGACGCCTGGGCTCTGGGCCTGGCCGCCGTCCCGGTCGCCGACTACGTCACGGCGTACCACGACGAGATGGAGGCCCTGAAGGCGATGGACCGCACGCTGCTGGGCGGCACTCCTGAGGAGGTGCCCGAGCGCTTCGAGGCCTCTTCCCCACTCACGTACGTCGACTCGGTGCGCGCCCCCGTCTACATCTCGGCGGGCGTCAACGACCCCCGCTGCCCCATCCGTCAGGTGGAGAACTACGTGGACCGTCTGAAGGCCCGCGACGCGGTGCACGAGGTGTACCGGTACGACGCGGGCCACGGCTCCCTCGTCGTGGAGGAAAGGATCAAGCAGGTGCGCCTGGAACTGGACTTCGCGCTCCGGCACCTGAGATCCGGCCCGTCCGGCGTCTGA